The sequence below is a genomic window from Lolium perenne isolate Kyuss_39 chromosome 7, Kyuss_2.0, whole genome shotgun sequence.
tgagaggcgcgatcttgaaatctgacaatttggcgggtcctttccggggtagcccaaaacaaagaaccatggtccaaggagagattaacaaggagggttgtcctagcattcaccctctcttcctcggcagcagcatcagtaaaggcacctatcaaaacaaaaaaaacggaaaccttcaaagaaacaatagtatgcagataaaggatatcagcagatgaaacaggcatacccgacatatctgcactggcttcattcattaattcgagcatgaaattttctcgaatagtcgccttttcagcctcggaagcagcaatttccttagcagctacagcctcgcgagcttgttgaagagcaattttttcggcttcagatgacttacgagattgctccatcatcacaagtgtttgcttcttcgcatactgacgtTGTtgacgaagttcatccagttcttgcgacaaggtatcgtcgacaggagcggtatcaccaaaagctttcctcgcagcgggaagaagaaggcgaaacattggaaggagcggaagatggagtatagttatcaaatatcaatcgaaaaataaacaagacaacatcaaataacaagcaaagatagaagtcttcattaatctcttggaataattacaagggcattacagtcgagttaagaaagtacgtgtcgccaaatgactactttggcgacagaagcaaaagaaacagaaagaaaaacagaggcatgcaactagacctccggcctcgaggagctaggagttgaagctggcttgatccccagatacgccaagatcttcttcgtgttgggcttggccgccttgatcagcgacctccatcttgactgctctatctgactggtgtcgccaaccttcatccaatcaagcgtctgttggctgtcagcaaccagggcaacgatactctcgacagcaaccttcatattctcctgacgcatcttcaatcctgtgtcttccgaagcattaaacatcttggcgaggttaaggaaagttgcgggttcttctttcttcgggaagaaataagggaacaacgctgacaatcctgcattagcatttgccacgccttcacgaatttcgcgcccgtgaaactccagaagagaaagtgcgtcaaggagaggatcgttgacaggattatccagatcaaaatcctggtttgtttgggctgccacacgagacaagacatcagtcaacaaccaagaaacaggaagtgcagtaaaataaaagggattgataatattactcagagtacgtcgactttgcgacttcaaacgcttgaggattccttcgtcacgagaagcttgtgcagctttgtgctcatccaaggcagctgtcgcatcctcaagtttcttctgcagttcctcgacaccagcagctttcgccttagcttcatcagcttcgaccttggctttgctagcagcgagttcggctttcttgcgagccgcctcactttgctcaagtttttgagccagtgcgtcggcgcgttcgttagcctctgcaagtttctctgtcgagatatggaaaaaagagagaagaaagatcaaaaaatcgcggcaagtaacaggagtgacaaattaaggaaaaacgacaagtatgaaagtcgttaccttcggctctattagcatattcacggtacccaataaattgggaaccgatgcggagaagatccttgatcataggctgttcaacgtgaacacagtaagagaaacatcggcataaaaaaaaaaaaaaaaagatgtgaagaaacaaaataaagaaaatatagatgtcgacaaacttacatcatctaggagcgggggcgacgaactgcccaactgaggggcaggatcaacaatcttttcaacccgtgccctttttggtgaaggggcacgggggctcgaaggagtagatgtatcaacattttgttgaggaggcgacgattcctccccttcaactggtttttctgaaataactaaagtatgtgacgtgctcgttcgagcagccacatctaaagttggtgtttcttcatcatcactgtgacaaaatagcggcagcataaaagcaaggcaagataaaattcttcaaataaaaaaggaaaagagcaaggaacctacgagctgatgatactctcgatgtatggatcataagctgcttttcgaggtgcaggagcaagcttcttcgggtttcgaggtcccggaatcttcggcattgctccttttccttttgctcttcggagaaacagcaggaggaggagattgcgctgatgttgtatcttcgaggcagcatccttctcgagtagatcccgcagattttcgagaatcatgcgggttcattcacaaagagGGGGTCtctggttgacatcatcgacaacggctctttcttcgacctctccatcctcgggaagaggaggaagggaagccatagtaggatgattctacaaggaaatagtgacaaaagagaataagtgagataccactgcaataAGATACGAGGAACGATTCGAACAAGATAGAACTTCGAGAagagaaaatacctcgggaagaggattggaagccttgtatggttccactcgacgggaggagggaataggatccttcttgcctaatcgagaaattcttcgaaccaatttttccaagtcctttacagaaagatcaccggagattctgttggcgtcattttcaccgaatacgtccaaaggggatttttgcgagcctcgaagaggctgcactctaatcctaaggaagtaggcagtaatttgaacaccagatagctctttgcctcgagtgttttgaagatgacggatacgagccatgagcgcctctgtcaccttttctcttcttcgaagctttcggcatcccagaacggcgacgctgaat
It includes:
- the LOC139833595 gene encoding uncharacterized protein — translated: MLPLFCHSDDEETPTLDVAARTSTSHTLVISEKPVEGEESSPPQQNVDTSTPSSPRAPSPKRARVEKIVDPAPQLGSSSPPLLDDPMIKDLLRIGSQFIGYREYANRAEEKLAEANERADALAQKLEQSEAARKKAELAASKAKVEADEAKAKAAGVEELQKKLEDATAALDEHKAAQASRDEGILKRLKSQSRRTLTQTNQDFDLDNPVNDPLLDALSLLEFHGREIREGVANANAGLSALFPYFFPKKEEPATFLNLAKMFNASEDTGLKMHLPAKDLEKLVRKISSLSKKDTVPSSCRVTPYNAANALPQPSMKEFIRLGTQFIGYRDYATKLEGILRSLDRA